The Mytilus edulis chromosome 4, xbMytEdul2.2, whole genome shotgun sequence nucleotide sequence TAGATGTCTTCAGAAATTTTATTTAACAAGAATAAACATCATTATGTATTCTCAATTTGTTTAGTTGAAAAAAATTGCGGCAAATTGCAAAACTACCTCGAAGTTATAAGCAATGGCAAGAACAAAGCAGACAGCTAGAAAGTCTACAGGAGGAAAAGCTCCTAGGAAACAGTTGGCCACAAAGGCAGCAAGAAAAAGTGCTCCATCTACTGGTGGTGTAAAGAAACCTCATCGTTACAGACCAGGAACAGTTGCCTTGAGAGAAATCAGAAGATACCAAAAATCCACAGAATTGTTGATCAGGAAATTGCCATTTCAGCGATTAGTGAGAGAAATTGCTCAAGACTTTAAAACTGATTTGAGATTCCAAAGTGCAGCTATTGGAGCATTACAGGAAGCCAGTGAAGCATACATTGTAGGTTTGTTTGAAGACACTAACTTGTGTGCCATTCATGCTAAAAGAGTAACCATTATGCCTAAAGACATTCAGCTGGCCAGAAGAATTTGAGGAGAGAGAGCATAAGCTTCATCTCAAACATATCATATGTTTTAACATTGTGACATTGGACatgttttttaaagttattttttacaATCATAGTTTTGAAGTAATATTTTAATAAGAAAATCATGATGCCTGTCTGTTGACAGTGtgacattttaacttttatttcttcatttctCCATGTGTGTATTATTTAGTTGACTTTTTGGACAAACAATATAGACATTAAAGACATATTCTCACTCTTCCCATTCTAACTGTTCAtgtacaaaattccaaaaagacaTCTCTCATTCATGTTGTAATAAATTATGAATAAATGTagtctctaaaaaaaaaaaaaaaaaaaaaaaatatttaacaagatTGTAACACATTGTAATTTAAAACCTTTGTTTGGAAAACTTTTGACAGTGTTTGTGTTAAATGCACAGTTAGATAATATTGAGAAGTAAGACATACACTTGACTCTGTTCAAGGAAGTTGTCTCCTTATCTTTGAAGATTTAAGAGCAATCAACTATTATTACGTTTATCTAAATCTTTAATCTGAAAAAGGTATTTTAGTAAAGTTATGATGGCCTTCTAAATTGAACATAATTCATACCACAAAGAAAGACACAAGACTGACAAAACAGAACTATTTAATAGCAAAAACAACAGCCTGGCTTATGATAACACTTTTGTATCTAAATTTGTAATATGAACAAGCATGTGTCTATAGTtcatggatgccccatccacactttaatttttgatgttcagtggacggtgaaattggggtcaaaactctaatttggcattcaaaattaaaaaagatcacatcataggaaacttgtgtactaaatttcaagttgattggacttcaacttcatcaaaaactaccttgaccaaaaactttaacctgaacacAAATTAGATTAAATTACCCCTACTGATGGGGTGTAAAAAAGTATTTTAGTCAATATTATGACTACCAAcgcaaaacaaaagtaaaaacaatagTCTAAATTATGTTAAACccttttttcattttgtacaatTACCTTCTAGTCGTGCACTTTCCACACAAATATCATATACTCGTACTTACTTTTAATGCTGTATTCAAACTCTGGACAAAATCACTTTCAACTGACAGCTTCAGTATTTCTAATGCTAGATCTGGATTATTCTGAAAGaatcaaaattatttcatattagtTTTTTGTAACATGGCTTTCAATTGGCTTTAAAGAAGtctcaaaaatattttcctcgTTTATTAGAGATAAATGAAATTTTTTACACCTTATTATTGCGCCAAGTACGTTAAACAACACTCAGGAACTACTCAGTGCACTCAGGACACAAGAAGTGCACCCATGAAATGTAATAGATGTTCAAGTGAGTGTTAAGGGTATGCATTTGATAGATAATTTAATCTTTGatcttatattttttgttttgaaaaatcaattcaatatttgaGAAGTAATTTTAGTTTTTATCGGCACACACTGTTATTAGGCTTTGTTATGCAAGACCTATGATCATATTCAATACAAATTATCATGTTGATTAGATGGTTTGATCGTTAATAATTAGGTGTGTCACTGTGATAGTAATAAACACATATTGCTTttggaaaaatgttaaataaactttTCGTATTGTTTCAGCTTTGTTATAATTGGAGCAAGTTGAGAAATCTTCACAAAGTTGGAAAATTTTCCATTCAATTGATTTAATTTTCAGgcttcagtgactacttgaaaaatagaaaagatatagtagacctattgcatgcagtataagaaaaacagatccAAACACGAAAACTTAACTattaccactgaaccatgaaattgaagtcaaggtcagatgacacctgccagtaggacatgtacacctcacaatccttccatacaccaaatatactagacctattacttatagtatctgagatatgtaCTTGACCACcaaaccttgttcactgatccatgaaattaggTTGAGGTCGAGTGAAAACTGtatgatgggcatgaggaccttgcaagggatgcacataccaaatatacttatcctattacttataataagagagaaattatcattacaaaaaatcttaactttttttaaattagtcaCTGAatcctgaaaatgaggtcaaggtcaacgtaaatgcaatgaaacagatggaacttcgtaacataaggcatctatatacaatgtatgatgcatccaggtcttccaccttctaaaatataaagtctTTAAGAATTTAGCTAACACCACCATAGCTGCGTTAAGTCAAGCTTTATGATAAATATCCCTCgaagtttattttcaaaatgtaccATTATATATAACTGAAATAATCAGTGGGCAACGAATATATACATTTATCCTGTGTGCATATACAATACCTATAAAGAGTCCTAAATTGTACTTTTTAGGTCCTGAGCAGTAGTTAGACGTACCCTATGGGGCCCTCAGTGAAACAATCTTCttgttttaacaattttgtaaatttacctTTTCTATgagccataattgtatattaataTAACCTCACATATTGTAGTTAtatttcaacaattttatttGGTAAAACAGGACATGGAATAACTCAGTTGATTTTCATTCcattgcaaggaaggacgaatcagtggcagatccagaaattttcataagtggggccccactgactgcctaagaggggggccCACTGACTATCTAAGAGGGGGCCCaatccagtcacgcttcagtgattccctatataagtaaCCAAATTTTCCCCCAAAAGCAGGCCCCCTCCCCTAAATCCACCTTTGCGAATAATCCTTACAATTTAGAACAGCAGTGAATAACCCGTTGGGTTTCTTGATTTGTACACAAGTTATCTCCCataaaaatgacatcatagtagtaaataaacaaaatggcaatgttattgtaaaattttcttaggatatatatatatatcatgtatatagcagtttgacaaacactaatattgatcattg carries:
- the LOC139520066 gene encoding histone H3.3A-like, with product MARTKQTARKSTGGKAPRKQLATKAARKSAPSTGGVKKPHRYRPGTVALREIRRYQKSTELLIRKLPFQRLVREIAQDFKTDLRFQSAAIGALQEASEAYIVGLFEDTNLCAIHAKRVTIMPKDIQLARRI